One part of the Paenibacillus silvisoli genome encodes these proteins:
- a CDS encoding DUF3055 domain-containing protein, producing the protein MQLPDYDFMSDTTEQTTTRFVTFITPNLKRFDLAIMTTNRFYGKKLITDLQSGRTAIVGQDDLDEEGYLEFTYKLTEEEAADLKQFLEFVVGTVHFTD; encoded by the coding sequence ATGCAGCTGCCTGATTATGATTTTATGTCCGATACGACGGAACAGACGACGACCCGCTTCGTCACATTTATAACGCCGAACCTGAAACGGTTCGACCTTGCCATCATGACCACCAACCGATTTTACGGAAAGAAGCTCATTACGGATTTGCAATCCGGCCGGACGGCCATCGTCGGACAAGACGATTTGGACGAAGAAGGCTACCTCGAATTTACCTACAAGCTGACAGAGGAAGAAGCGGCGGATCTTAAACAATTTTTAGAATTCGTGGTTGGAACGGTGCATTTTACCGATTGA
- a CDS encoding glycoside hydrolase family 38 N-terminal domain-containing protein produces MRVGRGGRGGCIDVSAPQMRHGRVYFQDKFGAKPTTAINFDSFGHSRGLVQLMRKAGYDSYLFMRPDDHTAGPDREFRWIGFDGSEVMALQTYAYNTLMGQARRSIENWLGRHEGKQLGLFLWGVGNHGGGPSRVDLDEIGKLMSERSDVQIVHSSPERYFAELAAHAAELPGHANDLNPRFVGCYTSMIRIKQKHRLLENELFMTEKIVLKDNVIQLGAFKQTERGDDYVLRLFEPTGSSRETELDIPLLGISCRVSLAPFEVKTFRVSVVSRTIIEAPLMEEE; encoded by the coding sequence GTGAGAGTGGGAAGAGGGGGCCGCGGCGGCTGTATCGACGTTTCGGCCCCACAAATGCGGCATGGCAGAGTCTATTTCCAAGACAAGTTCGGCGCGAAGCCGACTACCGCCATTAATTTCGATTCCTTCGGTCACTCCCGCGGGTTAGTACAGCTGATGCGCAAGGCCGGCTACGATTCCTACCTGTTCATGCGTCCCGATGACCATACGGCAGGACCGGACCGCGAGTTCCGGTGGATCGGCTTTGACGGCTCCGAAGTGATGGCTCTCCAGACGTACGCTTACAATACGTTAATGGGTCAGGCGCGGCGTTCGATCGAAAACTGGCTTGGCCGGCATGAAGGGAAGCAGCTCGGCTTGTTTCTATGGGGTGTAGGCAATCACGGAGGCGGTCCTTCCCGGGTCGATTTGGATGAGATCGGCAAGCTGATGAGCGAGCGGAGCGATGTTCAAATCGTACATTCGAGCCCGGAGCGATATTTTGCCGAGCTTGCTGCGCATGCTGCCGAACTGCCGGGACACGCGAATGACTTGAACCCGCGGTTTGTCGGCTGTTATACATCCATGATTCGTATCAAGCAGAAGCACAGGCTGCTGGAGAATGAGCTCTTCATGACGGAGAAAATAGTGCTGAAGGATAACGTCATTCAGCTTGGCGCCTTCAAGCAGACGGAGCGCGGCGACGACTATGTGCTGAGGCTCTTCGAGCCGACCGGCAGCTCCCGAGAGACGGAACTGGACATTCCGCTGCTCGGCATTTCCTGCCGCGTCTCGCTTGCGCCTTTCGAGGTGAAAACCTTCCGCGTGTCGGTCGTTAGCCGGACGATTATCGAGGCGCCGTTAATGGAAGAGGAGTAA
- a CDS encoding glycoside hydrolase family 127 protein → MTLMKELALPYQTLTAVPFTNVSIEDRFWSNRIKATQKSTIAACLAQCEATGRISNFAKAGGLQEGGFEGIFYNDSDVYKVLEGIAYSLLIEPDEEMEAQADRIIDLIAAAQQEDGYLQTFFSLAEPDKKWTDMNKHEEYCAGHMIEAAIAYKQATGKRLFLDVAIRVADHIDSLFGPGKRHWVPGHQEIELALVKLYVETGEERYWKLAYWLLEERGHGHGIGYSWDRSGWGAAYSQDDVPVRDICSVTGHAVRAMYMYAGMTDTAMLNGDQGYLDALDRIWSNVVDRNMYITGGIGPSRHNEGFTNDYDLPNDTAYCETCAAVGMVYWNHRMNLLHGDSKYADIVERAMYNGAIAGVSLSGDKFFYVNPLEADGSHHRVPWYDCSCCPTQVARFIPSIGNYVYARRGSDIIVNQYVEGTGRLRLPVGEIVLRQVTEYPWNGRITLRVEAGEAGEYGIQLRIPSWCKSYRVSAGDEEIDQAENVNGYVRLQRAWKPGDEITLELTMQVERVYSHPLVTANAGKVALQRGPLVYCLEEIDNAANFDNLRISSSTRFRTVYAPDMLQGIVSVYGEEPSGDQRFKAIPYYAWDNREAGKMKVWLPENSDETRLYRL, encoded by the coding sequence ATGACACTAATGAAAGAATTAGCGCTACCGTACCAGACCTTGACGGCAGTCCCGTTCACGAACGTTTCCATCGAAGACCGTTTTTGGAGCAATCGGATTAAGGCGACGCAGAAATCGACGATCGCGGCATGCCTTGCGCAGTGCGAAGCGACGGGTCGCATTTCGAATTTCGCTAAGGCCGGCGGGCTTCAAGAGGGCGGCTTCGAAGGAATCTTTTACAATGATTCCGATGTCTATAAAGTGCTGGAAGGAATCGCTTATTCGCTGTTGATCGAGCCGGACGAAGAAATGGAAGCCCAGGCCGACCGGATCATTGACCTGATTGCCGCGGCGCAGCAGGAAGACGGTTACCTGCAGACGTTTTTTTCGCTGGCCGAGCCGGACAAGAAATGGACCGATATGAACAAGCATGAGGAATATTGCGCCGGTCACATGATTGAGGCCGCAATTGCCTACAAACAAGCGACCGGGAAACGTTTATTCCTCGATGTCGCGATTCGCGTGGCCGACCATATCGACTCGCTGTTCGGACCGGGCAAGCGTCACTGGGTGCCGGGTCATCAGGAAATCGAGCTGGCGCTTGTGAAGCTCTATGTCGAAACGGGTGAAGAACGCTACTGGAAGCTTGCATATTGGTTGTTAGAGGAGCGCGGTCACGGCCACGGAATCGGCTATAGCTGGGACCGTTCAGGCTGGGGAGCGGCTTACTCGCAGGACGACGTTCCGGTGAGGGACATTTGCAGCGTAACCGGCCATGCCGTTCGCGCGATGTATATGTATGCCGGGATGACGGATACAGCGATGCTAAACGGCGATCAAGGTTATTTGGATGCGCTCGACCGGATTTGGTCCAACGTTGTTGACCGTAACATGTATATTACGGGGGGCATCGGCCCGTCGCGCCACAACGAAGGCTTTACGAACGATTACGATCTGCCTAATGACACCGCATATTGCGAAACATGCGCTGCCGTCGGCATGGTGTATTGGAACCACCGGATGAACCTGCTGCATGGCGATTCCAAGTACGCGGATATCGTTGAGCGCGCGATGTATAACGGGGCGATTGCCGGGGTGTCGTTATCCGGCGACAAGTTCTTCTACGTCAATCCGCTGGAAGCGGACGGATCGCACCACCGCGTACCGTGGTACGACTGTTCCTGCTGCCCGACGCAAGTTGCCAGGTTCATTCCCTCCATCGGCAATTACGTCTATGCGCGCAGAGGCAGCGACATTATTGTAAACCAGTATGTTGAGGGTACCGGGCGTCTTCGGCTGCCAGTCGGCGAAATCGTGCTGCGGCAGGTGACGGAATATCCGTGGAACGGCCGCATTACGCTGCGCGTCGAAGCGGGCGAGGCCGGGGAGTACGGCATTCAACTTCGCATTCCGTCGTGGTGTAAGTCGTACCGAGTGTCCGCGGGAGATGAGGAAATCGATCAAGCGGAAAACGTGAACGGCTATGTACGGCTTCAACGGGCATGGAAGCCGGGCGACGAAATTACGCTGGAGCTGACGATGCAGGTAGAACGGGTTTACTCGCACCCGCTTGTGACGGCGAATGCCGGGAAAGTGGCGCTGCAACGCGGACCGCTTGTATATTGCTTGGAGGAGATCGATAATGCGGCAAACTTCGATAACTTGCGCATCAGCTCGTCGACCCGATTCCGGACGGTCTATGCGCCGGATATGCTGCAGGGCATCGTGAGCGTGTACGGGGAAGAGCCGAGCGGCGATCAACGATTTAAGGCCATACCTTACTATGCATGGGATAATCGGGAAGCAGGGAAGATGAAGGTTTGGCTGCCCGAAAATAGCGACGAAACGCGGCTCTATCGTTTATAG